One Pichia kudriavzevii chromosome 3, complete sequence genomic window carries:
- a CDS encoding uncharacterized protein (PKUD0C00320; similar to Saccharomyces cerevisiae YOL009C (MDM12); ancestral locus Anc_6.37) has translation MSFNINWDTICNDESLALSFREFLNSKLETVSLPQFLANLHVVDFKFGNTAPSITIRDIDIPFPEFYASEKTEEEKEQNEEEGKGDSEGEDGKRLRNKNGNLVNGKAADNTQEIPQSIPMGSRPISPFLNNNVGLDGSPTRTPSPSPFLNNTNSFLMPRTSSGFTPTLGHLGVGLGAFGIAGVNSLANVNQYEVNLNNGSSGSNFEDESEYFQPMQKDNTTDFNNILKGISGLRVDEEESHSYQNMMFMDEKESHSGDDLNFDIQLSIDFDWNSDLYIEITCDLLVNYPAPEFIRLPVRLKLTDLKIHSLIVVAYINKKVFVSFLCDIEDSPDNTTSNNNGNSELSEPREGLRRSPTPTRETFNGRNKGKDRIDILQDMKIEGEIGNLVDEINYNLPFNIHNNGLSPTDDGNGLVLRNIGKIEKFLIGTLRSLMIDEMAWPGWIELDFNEVVVEEEEEEEEEEEGPPNEGEEEDGDDKYDKEKQHEVVSEGILSSSEFGTNKGSETVGLTRPVSRTRRLSQRDSYRSSSQFDESSLYSSDSYFSSDDGL, from the coding sequence ATGTCTTTCAACATAAATTGGGATACCATCTGCAACGATGAAAGTTTGGCCTTGTCTTTCCGTGAGTTTCTAAATTCGAAACTGGAGACAGTCTCCTTGCCCCAATTTTTAGCCAATTTACATGTGGTGGACTTTAAATTCGGGAACACCGCTCCAAGTATCACAATACGTGATATAGATATACCTTTTCCCGAATTTTATGCATCCgagaaaacagaagaagagaaagagcaaaacgaagaagaagggaAAGGAGACAGCGAAGGTGAAGATGGTAAGAGACTACGAAATAAGAACGGGAATTTGGTCAATGGGAAAGCTGCAGACAATACACAGGAGATACCACAGTCTATACCTATGGGTTCCCGTCCAATTTCTCCTTTCCTCAATAACAACGTTGGTTTGGATGGATCACCAACAAGAACACCGTCGCCAAGTCCATTTTTAAATAATACAAACTCCTTTTTGATGCCTAGAACAAGTTCGGGCTTCACACCGACTTTGGGCCATCTTGGTGTAGGACTTGGTGCATTCGGAATAGCAGGGGTAAATAGTTTAGCAAATGTGAATCAATATGAAGTGAATTTAAATAACGGGAGCAGTGGTAGTAATTTTGAGGATGAAAGTGAGTACTTCCAACCTATGCAGAAGGACAATACTACGGATTTTAACAACATTCTGAAAGGTATATCAGGGTTGCGAGTAGATGAAGAGGAATCTCATTCTTACCAAAATATGATGTTTATGGATGAGAAAGAAAGTCACAGTGGTGATGACCtcaattttgatattcagTTGTCAATCGATTTTGATTGGAATTCGGATTTGTACATTGAAATCACATGTGATTTACTAGTGAATTATCCAGCACCCGAATTTATAAGGCTTCCGGTAAGGCTCAAACTCACTGATTTGAAGATACACTCCCTTATAGTTGTTGCGTATATAAACAAGaaagtttttgtttctttcttatGTGATATCGAGGATTCCCCGGATAATACGACTTCAAATAACAATGGGAACTCTGAATTGTCCGAACCTCGTGAAGGTTTGAGAAGGTCACCTACTCcaacaagagaaacttTCAATGGCAGgaacaaaggaaaagatAGGATAGATATTTTGCAAGACATGAAGATTGAAGGggaaattggaaatttggtagatgaaatcaattatAACTTACCTTTCAATATTCACAATAATGGCTTGTCGCCAACAGATGATGGCAATGGATTGGTATTACGAAATATTggtaaaattgaaaagtttttgattggTACATTAAGAAGTTTAAtgattgatgaaatggCTTGGCCTGGATGGATAGAGCTTGATTTTAATGAAGTAGTagtagaagaagaagaagaagaagaagaagaagaagagggtCCACCAAAcgaaggagaagaagaggacGGTGATGATAAGTAcgacaaagaaaaacagcATGAAGTGGTATCCGAGGGGATCCTGAGTTCTTCAGAGTTTGGCACTAATAAAGGTTCTGAAACAGTTGGGTTGACTAGACCTGTCAGCCGTACCAGGCGTTTAAGTCAGAGGGATAGCTACAGATCAAGCTCACAGTTCGATGAGTCTTCACTTTATTCATCAGATAGCTATTTTAGCAGTGATGACGgtctttga
- a CDS encoding uncharacterized protein (PKUD0C00310; similar to Saccharomyces cerevisiae YFL059W (SNZ3)): protein MTEFELKAGLAQMLKGGVIMDVTTPEEAIIAEKAGAVAVMALERVPSDIRKEGGVARMSDPKMIKKIMESVSIPVMAKVRIGHFVEAQILEELGVDYIDESEVLTVADRVKHIKKSEFKVPFVCGSKDLGEALRRISEGAAMIRTKGEAGTGDISEAVFHISKIQTQIEELLTDANDETISKYAAEFRVDESIIKKLVDNNGKLPVVNFAAGGIATPADAALCMQMGCDGVFVGSGIFKSSNPEAVAKGIVNAVNHYNDKKVLLEASTGLGKLMFGVNATTLKDSDKLATRGW, encoded by the coding sequence ATGACAGAATTTGAATTAAAAGCGGGTTTAGCTCAAATGCTTAAAGGTGGTGTCATAATGGATGTGACTACACCGGAAGAAGCAATCATTGCAGAGAAAGCGGGGGCAGTGGCGGTTATGGCATTGGAGAGAGTTCCATCTGATATTCGGAAGGAAGGAGGCGTTGCTCGTATGTCGGATCCCAAGatgatcaaaaaaatcatggAATCAGTTTCCATTCCAGTTATGGCCAAGGTTAGAATCGGCCACTTTGTGGAAGCACAGATCTTAGAGGAGTTGGGGGTAGACtatattgatgaaagtGAGGTTCTTACTGTTGCCGATAGGGTGAAGCACATTAAGAAGAGTGAGTTCAAAGTCCCATTTGTTTGTGGGTCAAAGGATCTCGGTGAAGCACTTAGAAGAATAAGTGAAGGTGCAGCAATGATTAGAACCAAGGGTGAGGCCGGTACTGGTGACATAAGTGAGGCTGTATTCCACATCAgcaaaattcaaactcaaattgaagaattgcTTACAGATGCAAACGACGAAACCATCTCAAAATATGCTGCGGAATTCAGAGTTGATGAGTCGATTATCAAGAAACTTGTTGACAATAACGGCAAGCTTCCTGTTGTTAATTTCGCCGCAGGTGGTATTGCGACACCGGCAGATGCTGCCCTTTGTATGCAGATGGGCTGTGACGGTGTTTTCGTTGGAAGTggtattttcaaaagttcaAACCCAGAAGCTGTTGCTAAAGGTATCGTCAATGCTGTCAACCATTACAACGATAAAAAGGTGTTGCTTGAAGCTTCTACTGGTTTAGGCAAACTCATGTTTGGTGTTAACGCAACTACCTTAAAGGATAGTGACAAATTGGCAACTAGAGGCTGGTGA
- a CDS encoding uncharacterized protein (PKUD0C00340; similar to Saccharomyces cerevisiae YLR272C (YCS4); ancestral locus Anc_6.68), with protein sequence MDFDLAYEVSTFSTEKRPDDGFNLAPYLNRVSDKLASSPSNILNDDIFEMARQLVYYIPECTDLNRSETIFLTFTKAFQCGIDSLETVEADADASDQKELLCRYVYLLFGLSQHLVTMFGESDVNKKRKKNDVDKKRLTKLNLVLSSILATICDLLNLQLSVIIQSSTSTNDFCDVILKLAYSIMMSTETLKEKNNRSIFVKLFCLIAKNHQQNNQVCHRLTLALPFSEHLSDTIAEILSVSYSAYENQNLVQDVLTSLAEIQNVGPNLAKNIGSILVKLSELLGQECVTFLDYFQNFVTATPTVRAATMMCFGNSVNSLSTSQELVTENIEVIESLISTLEEHLLDNFQIVRQRCFQALELIHSNRQSKLNFKEYRYTWALRALNHLEDKSSFVRKAALNLLKCIIVNHPYTVDQGKLSWKFHWEHYAEATKEIKNIDNGIIYNAIRANELENNQLNELIKENEDDTQYKDVFKTVLGAIPPADHNPLDNLPSEVVELILRRKFLRDACIFIKILDKSFEFVADNFLNSKTKSDVIAAIEYFTIGDAYGIETAKIGVKRMLHLIWTTGSNEDGNRVVEKLIDAYVTMFLTPFSGETERNKTIYVASSLIKLTFNCNMADLISLEKMISELVKGKREKEKYDYNGAVEHYITPQVVSALWSSFVNYKHFKERRGAIIILSMLAASDYRIVHDKIDVLLKYGLDTKNLNYEVATYTCIALRRSLPRKIEDDFVYPNFAKAISKCKEILLTNTIDGEWYNLAEETLTTLYDIDIDADQTSSLILKQKAVDVFGSATDQTIDKSVALSQFLFLLGHVGLKTIIYLEKCEADFKRKKQDHENKKNEQDIELEMIGGTNEDEFSDAIQNIKDKELLYGPNSILAKFVPLVVEIIQKPKVYSHTMLKRQATLCFAKFMCISPRFCEAHLGLYLNLMKKSTDPIVRSNLVLGLGDIAVCFTNIIDENRNALYSELHDKEISVQRTCLMTVTFLILAGQIKVKGQLSQLAKLLVHEDEGLRQMAKMFFQELATKDNAIYNGFIEMLSGLNQYIDKPGMTDEEQPFPLAKFKEVIRFVLPFISKDRQRNLLIKKLDVRLKTCTKMEYQRYAFCLRELIKREDGVNRKEKDSESEKAKYYKEILKKLDEFEESNSASGELLKPVTRGPKRVSVDDRKQHSEGEENDAKEVEDWLSGSEITDGANNGEVRGPLDGQIREQSSPDVASDVEMIDQDLE encoded by the coding sequence ATGGATTTTGATCTTGCATATGAGGTAAGTACCTTTTCGACTGAAAAACGACCGGATGACGGGTTTAATTTGGCCCCATACCTCAATAGAGTTTCTGATAAATTGGCTTCGTCACCatcaaatattttaaaCGATGATATATTTGAGATGGCCAGACAACTGGTTTATTATATTCCTGAATGCACCGACTTGAATAGGTCAGAAACTATATTCCTTACCTTTACGAAAGCCTTCCAATGTGGGAttgattctcttgaaaCTGTTGAGGCAGATGCTGACGCGTCAGATCAGAAGGAATTACTCTGCCGCTATGTATATCTCCTATTTGGTTTGAGCCAGCACCTGGTGACTATGTTTGGAGAAAGTGatgtaaataaaaagaggaagaaaaatgatGTCGACAAAAAAAGGCTTACTAAATTAAACTTGGTTTTGTCATCCATTCTAGCTACAATTTGCGATTTGTTGAACCTCCAGTTGTCAGTCATTATCCAAAGTAGTACAAGTACGAACGATTTTTGTGATGTAATCCTCAAATTGGCATATTCGATCATGATGTCAACAGAAACCctcaaggaaaaaaacaacagatCGATTTTTGTGAAATTGTTTTGCCTGATTGCCAaaaatcaccaacaaaATAATCAGGTCTGCCACCGTCTTACGCTGGCATTACCTTTTTCAGAGCACCTTTCTGATACAATTGCAGAAATACTTTCAGTTTCCTATTCTGCATacgaaaatcaaaatctaGTCCAGGATGTATTGACCTCATTGGcagaaattcaaaatgtcGGCCCTAACTTGGCAAAAAATATCGGATCAATCTTAGTCAAGCTGTCTGAGCTGCTAGGCCAAGAATGTGTGACCTTTCTCGATTACTTTCAAAACTTTGTAACAGCAACACCGACTGTTCGTGCTGCGACTATGATGTGCTTTGGAAATTCTGTCAATTCTCTATCGACATCACAGGAATTGGTTACTGAAAATATCGAGGTCATTGAATCCCTAATTAGCACCTTGGAGGAACATTTACTTGACAATTTCCAGATTGTCCGCCAACGCTGTTTCCAAGCACTTGAACTAATTCATTCAAACAGacaatcaaaattgaatttcaaagaatatAGATATACCTGGGCTTTGAGAGCTCTGAACCATTTGGAAGACAAATCCTCGTTTGTCAGAAAAGCAGCTctcaatttattgaaatgCATTATTGTGAATCACCCGTATACAGTCGATCAAGGGAAACTATCCTGGAAGTTTCATTGGGAACATTATGCAGAGGCAACTAAAGAgatcaaaaatattgataatgGGATTATCTACAATGCAATAAGAGCaaatgaacttgaaaacaatCAACTCAATGAATTGATTAAGGAAAATGAGGATGACACCCAATACAAAGATGTGTTTAAAACTGTATTAGGAGCAATACCACCAGCCGATCACAACCCGTTGGATAATTTACCTTCagaagttgttgaattgaTCTTAAGGCGGAAGTTTTTACGAGATGCTTGTATATTCATAAAGATTTTAGATAAGTCTTTTGAGTTTGTGGCTgataattttttgaattcgAAAACAAAGTCAGATGTTATTGCTGCGATTGAATATTTTACCATTGGAGATGCATATGGTATTGAAACAGCTAAAATAGGCGTCAAAAGAATGCTGCATTTAATTTGGACCACAGGCTCCAATGAAGATGGAAACAGGGTTGTGGAAAAGTTAATCGACGCTTACGTGACGATGTTTTTAACACCCTTTTCAGGGGAGACCGAAAGAAATAAAACTATTTATGTGGCGTCTTCACTAATTAAGCTGACATTCAATTGTAACATGGCTGATCTAATTTCACTTGAGAAAATGATTTCTGAATTAGTGAAAgggaaaagagaaaaagagaaatatGATTATAACGGAGCGGTTGAACACTACATTACACCCCAAGTTGTTAGTGCGCTATGGAGTAGTTTCGTTAACTATAAGCACTTTAAAGAGCGTAGAGGTGCCATAATCATACTCAGCATGCTTGCAGCGAGTGACTATAGGATAGTTCACGATAAAATCGACGTTTTGCTAAAATATGGCTTGGACACAAAAAACCTAAATTACGAAGTTGCGACTTACACCTGTATAGCATTGAGAAGGTCTTTGCCGAGGAAAATAGAAGACGATTTTGTTTATCCTAATTTTGCGAAggcaatttcaaaatgcaAGGAAATTTTATTGACAAATACCATTGATGGTGAATGGTATAACCTAGCAGAAGAAACTCTAACAACTTTGTatgatattgatattgatgcaGATCAAACCTCTTCGTTGATCTTGAAACAAAAAGCCGTTGATGTATTTGGCTCGGCCACTGATCAAACTATAGATAAATCTGTTGCTTTAAGTCAATTCCTGTTTTTATTAGGCCATGTTGGTTTGAAAACCATTATATACCTTGAGAAATGTGAAGCtgatttcaaaaggaaaaagcAAGACCAcgagaataaaaaaaatgagcAAGATATAGAGCTAGAAATGATTGGTGGTACCAACGAGGATGAGTTTTCGGATGCAATACAAAACATAAAAGATAAGGAATTGTTGTATGGCCCAAATTCGATACTTGCAAAATTCGTTCCATTAGTTGTGGAGATCATACAAAAGCCCAAAGTCTACAGTCATACCATGTTAAAACGCCAAGCAACACTGTGCTTTGCTAAATTTATGTGTATTTCACCACGTTTCTGCGAAGCTCATTTAGGCTTGTATCTCAacttgatgaagaaatccaCGGATCCAATTGTTAGGAGTAATTTGGTTTTAGGATTGGGTGATATTGCAGTTTGCTTTACTaatattattgatgagAACAGAAATGCATTATACAGCGAATTACACGATAAGGAAATTTCAGTTCAAAGAACATGCTTGATGACCGTAacctttttgattttggctGGTCAAATCAAGGTTAAAGGTCAGTTGTCTCAGCTTGCGAAATTGCTAGTTCATGAGGATGAAGGATTGAGGCAAATGGCCAAGATGTTTTTTCAGGAATTGGCGACTAAAGACAATGCCATCTATAATGGTTTTATTGAAATGCTAAGTGGTCTAAATCAATATATTGACAAACCTGGTATGACTGATGAGGAGCAACCATTTCCGCTAGCCAAGTTTAAGGAGGTGATTAGATTTGTTTTGCCGTTTATTAGTAAAGATAGACAACGAAAtctattgataaaaaaactagatgtaagattgaaaacatgCACGAAGATGgaatatcaaagatatgCGTTTTGTTTAAGGGAATTGATTAAACGTGAAGATGGAGTGAATCGGAAAGAGAAGGACTCCGAAAGTGAAAAGGCAAAGTATTATAAGGAGATTCTGAAAAAGCTcgatgaatttgaagaatcaaatAGTGCGTCTGGTGAACTCTTGAAACCTGTAACACGAGGCCCAAAACGAGTTAGCGTGGATGATCGGAAGCAACATTCTGAGGGggaagaaaatgatgctAAAGAAGTAGAAGACTGGTTGAGTGGGAGTGAGATCACTGATGGTGCAAACAATGGAGAAGTTAGAGGCCCACTTGATGGACAAATTCGTGAACAGTCGTCACCCGATGTTGCTAGTGATGTTGAAATGATCGATCAAGATTTAGAATAA
- a CDS encoding uncharacterized protein (PKUD0C00330; similar to Saccharomyces cerevisiae YOR176W (HEM15); ancestral locus Anc_6.67) has translation MLKSYLRRLSTATKPKQNGTAVVFMNMGGPSTVPETRDFLMRLFSDGDLIPLGPFQETIAKFITWRRTPMIEKYYQRIGGGSPIRKWSEFQVSKACERLDEISPETAPHRPYVAFRYANPLTEETLKKMLDDGITRAVAFSQYPQFSYSTTASSINDLYRLSKIHDKEGQINWSIIDRWPQHPSLVNTFARHIEDALKKFPESDRDEVVIQFSAHSLPMDIINRGDSYPAEVAATVYAVMQKLGFSNPYRLTWQSQVGPKPWLGAQTEKTCKRITDYNSVPGVVIVPIAFTSDHIETLHEIDIELVEAMDHPEKVVRCESLNGDPEFHQGLADLVKDHLHSGELYSKQLPLDYKLGSVTAKNVFEHPSEFFGNRRGKKWIK, from the coding sequence ATGTTGAAGAGTTATTTACGTAGATTGTCGACTGCAACGAAGCCAAAGCAAAATGGGACAGCCGTTGTCTTCATGAATATGGGTGGACCATCTACCGTTCCTGAAACCAGAGATTTCTTGATGAGACTCTTCTCCGATGGTGACTTGATTCCTCTTGGACCATTCCAAGAAACCATTGCCAAGTTCATCACATGGAGAAGAACGCCaatgattgaaaaatactACCAAAGAATCGGTGGCGGTTCTCCTATTCGTAAATGGTCTGAATTTCAAGTCTCAAAAGCTTGTGAGAGATTAGATGAAATATCTCCGGAAACTGCACCGCATAGACCGTATGTGGCATTCCGTTATGCAAATCCGCTAACAGAAGAAACCCTTAAAAAGATGTTGGACGATGGCATTACTAGGGCAGTTGCATTTAGTCAATACCCTCAATTTTCTTACTCAACGACCGCCTCTTCTATTAACGACTTGTACAGACTCTCCAAAATTCATGATAAGGAAGGACAGATCAACTGGTCCATCATAGATAGATGGCCTCAGCATCCATCTTTAGTCAATACTTTTGCTAGACACATAGAAGATGCATTAAAGAAGTTTCCGGAAAGTGACAGAGATGAAGTTGTCATCCAATTTTCGGCACATTCCCTACCAATGGATATTATCAATAGAGGAGACTCCTACCCTGCAGAAGTTGCAGCTACTGTATATGCTGTCATGCAAAAGCTGGGCTTCTCAAACCCTTACAGACTAACTTGGCAATCCCAAGTTGGCCCTAAACCATGGTTGGGGGcacaaacagaaaaaacTTGTAAGAGGATTACCGATTACAATTCTGTTCCAGGTGTTGTCATTGTTCCAATTGCATTTACTTCAGATCACATCGAAACACTACATGAAATAGATATCGAGTTAGTTGAAGCCATGGACCACCCTGAAAAGGTAGTTAGGTGTGAATCATTAAATGGGGACCCTGAATTCCACCAAGGTCTAGCGGATTTAGTCAAGGATCATCTACATTCCGGCGAGTTATACTCCAAGCAATTACCTTTGGACTATAAACTTGGAAGTGTCACTGCAAAGAACGTTTTTGAACACCCAAGTGAATTTTTTGGTAATAGAAGAGGTAAGAAATGGATCAAATAA
- a CDS encoding uncharacterized protein (PKUD0C00350; similar to Saccharomyces cerevisiae YKL095W (YJU2); ancestral locus Anc_2.486) codes for MSERKGINRYYPPNVDPSKVKFSQKKAQKSKGQNVRLMMPFSIKCLKCEEYIAKSRKFNARKEVTDRDYLGIKIKQFSIRCPRCFSELVFETDPKLGDYTCVVGCKKNFERDNGPTSKETIDEMIARLEKEEKEEERMRELKRKGGNSLRNGKISEETGMEQLEKRLAEQEKERERIEELEDLQKGMEDLEKRRAEVETAENNIAGDSEEDREMDKEAKEAFKHKGKRWKSNPIQPDILNGYSDSEESSDSEDHSVGEELDSKREWSQIRGVLKRRKINIIT; via the coding sequence ATGAGTGAAAGGAAAGGAATTAATAGATACTACCCACCTAATGTAGATCCATCGAAAGTTAAGTTTTCACAGAAGAAGGCTCAAAAGTCGAAGGGGCAAAATGTCAGGTTGATGATgccattttcaatcaagTGTCTTAAATGTGAAGAATATATTGcaaaatcaaggaaattCAATGCTAGGAAAGAAGTTACAGACAGAGATTATTTGGGgatcaaaatcaaacagtTTAGCATACGATGTCCGAGATGTTTCAGTGAGTTGGTCTTTGAAACTGATCCTAAGTTAGGTGATTATACGTGTGTAGTGGgttgtaaaaaaaattttgagaGAGACAACGGACCTACATCTAAGGAAACCATAGATGAAATGATTGCAAGAttagagaaagaagaaaaagaagaagagaggATGAGGGAGCTGAAGCGTAAAGGTGGAAATAGCCTTCGAAATGGAAAGATCAGTGAAGAAACAGGAATGGAGCAATTAGAGAAAAGGTTGGCCGAacaggaaaaagaaagggaGAGAATCgaagaacttgaagatttgCAGAAGGGAATGGAggatttggagaaaagGAGGGCCGAAGTAGAAACTGCTGAAAATAATATAGCTGGTGATTCTGAAGAAGATAGAGAAATGGATAAAGAAGCTAAAGAAGCTTTCAAAcataaaggaaaaagatggaaaagCAACCCAATCCAACCGGATATATTGAACGGGTACTCAGACTCCGAAGAAAGCTCAGATTCTGAAGATCATTCAGTTGGTGAGGAACTTGATAGCAAAAGAGAATGGTCACAAATTCGGGGGGTTCTAAAACGCAGAAAGATTAACATTATTACATAA
- a CDS encoding uncharacterized protein (PKUD0C00300; similar to Saccharomyces cerevisiae YMR095C (SNO1); ancestral locus Anc_2.466), whose protein sequence is MNRVYTVGVLSIQGSFREHMSHLDLLFQDLNEETTRFLSKKVGKLEDLDKLDGLIIPGGESTTMTILLQRTQMFDRLQYMIQVEKLPVWGTCAGLILLSNHVSNTKTQLGDLSFKPLGGLDVQVERNSFGRQLDSFKKVYRLSGFDGELRDADYECVFIRAPTICKHIENTVNAVKANTLAINDAPVEVLLDIGDKVVAVRQGNVLGTSFHPELNPGDYRMHKWFVDQFIVNR, encoded by the coding sequence ATGAATAGGGTGTACACTGTTGGGGTCTTATCAATCCAAGGTTCTTTTCGTGAGCACATGTCACATTTGGATTTGTTATTTCAAGACTTGAATGAGGAAACAACTCGGTTCTTATCCAAGAAAGTCGGTAAGCTTGAAGATCTTGACAAATTAGATGGACTAATTATTCCAGGTGGCGAGAGCACCACCATGACCATCCTGTTGCAGCGCACACAAATGTTTGATAGGTTACAATATATGATTCAAGTTGAGAAACTGCCAGTTTGGGGGACGTGTGCTGGGCTTATCCTATTGAGTAACCACGtttcaaatacaaagaCTCAGTTGGGAGATCTGAGCTTTAAGCCGTTGGGGGGTTTAGATGTTCAGGTTGAAAGAAATTCATTTGGTAGACAGcttgattcttttaaaAAGGTCTATAGGCTCAGTGGTTTTGATGGCGAATTGAGGGATGCTGATTACGAGTGTGTGTTTATTAGAGCGCCTACAATATGCAAGCATATAGAAAACACTGTAAATGCTGTCAAGGCAAACACTCTTGCTATCAATGATGCTCCCGTTGAGGTTTTGCTTGATATTGGTGATAAAGTTGTTGCCGTTCGCCAAGGAAATGTCTTAGGTACGTCTTTCCATCCCGAACTTAACCCGGGAGACTACCGGATGCATAAATGGTTTGTGGATCAGTTTATAGTGAATAGATGA
- a CDS encoding uncharacterized protein (PKUD0C00290; Pfam Domains: DnaJ(4.2e-18)) encodes MNRFGQYTYRCFHSRCPLGARDSHYDVMRLPHDATLSDIKSKFKKLSLKLHPDMLKSQGLSDEEMSTKSEEYLKVKRSYEVLSDEQKRDEYDLHMGIKRRDTSSPNSYFNRPGNTFHFHEKPRNFNDVPHFDFKKHAERMERTERRYKYSQKLNQSVDTFGRDLYARNLGANGPRKGIYKNYSYQPNVRDDEKEGKKIAIKIVGSIVGIFSIWYILCGSFTTKKDDKAIISSKDNDDRDSPDAKREESQLQEKVNSVSKSGTSMNLNNNYGLMLIKKDLPKRDDMEIFEEQVSETAE; translated from the coding sequence ATGAACAGATTTGGCCAGTATACTTATAGATGTTTCCATTCCCGATGTCCGTTGGGGGCAAGGGATTCCCATTATGATGTGATGAGACTTCCACACGATGCCACGTTATCAGatatcaaatccaaattcaagaaactgTCACTGAAGTTGCATCCTGATATGTTGAAGTCACAGGGTCTATCCGACGAGGAAATGTCAACAAAGTCAGAAGAATACTTGAAAGTCAAGAGGAGTTATGAAGTTCTATCAGATGAGCAAAAGCGTGATGAATATGACTTGCACATGGGTATCAAGCGAAGAGATACTTCATCGCCTAACAGCTACTTCAATAGGCCAGGGAACactttccatttccatgAGAAGCCAAGGAATTTCAACGACGTTCCACATTTCGACTTTAAGAAACATGCAGAGAGAATGGAGCGGACCGAAAGGAGATATAAATACAGTCAGAAACTAAATCAGAGTGTAGATACATTTGGTCGTGACTTATATGCCAGAAACTTGGGTGCCAATGGTCCAAGAAAGGGGATATATAAAAACTACAGCTACCAGCCAAATGTGcgtgatgatgaaaaagaaggcaAGAAGATTGCCATCAAAATAGTCGGAAGTATAGTCGGAATCTTCTCCATATGGTATATATTGTGTGGTTCTTTTACCACTAAGAAGGATGATAAAGCTATTATTTCTAGTAAAGATAATGACGATAGAGATTCCCCTGACGCTAAGAGGGAAGAAAGTCAATTACAGGAAAAAGTCAACTCAGTAAGCAAGAGCGGAACTTCAATGAATCTTAACAACAATTATGGGCTGATGCTTATCAAGAAGGATTTACCAAAGAGAGACGATATGgaaatatttgaagagCAAGTTTCTGAAACAGCCGAATAA